The following are encoded in a window of Pedobacter cryoconitis genomic DNA:
- a CDS encoding glycoside hydrolase family 3 N-terminal domain-containing protein → MYLKKPLSVLLLMLSYGIAGAQTKNNAKVESLLQKMTLEEKVGQMAQITLDVIGTGKDRYTSDEPFSLDQKAMEKALIQYKLGSVLNTSNNRARTPKVWYEIISKIQQTAMKGTKNGIPVIYGIDAIHGETYTAGATMFPQQIGQAATFNRSLVRRGAEITAYETRASSIPWAFSPLLDLGADPRFPRQWESFGEDPYLVSEMGVQAVKGLEGDNNDVSNPYRVASSIKHFLGYQVPISGKDRTPAYISDQALREYHLPSFRAAIHAGAKTIMINSGIINGVPVHANYNLITKLLKEELGFKGLAVTDWGDIENLYKRDHVAKDNKDAVRIAINAGIDMSMVAYNYEPFCDDLIALVKEGKVKESRIDDAVRRILQVKFDLDLFNKPTTNPKDYPKFGSKEFELASYQAAAESITLLKNADQALPLNKGVKILVTGPNANSMRTLNGAWTYSWQGEKVEEFAAKYNTILKALENKAGKQNVTYVPGVSYKMDGKYFEEYADQLDAAIAAAKDVDVVVLCLGENSYTETPGNLSDLYLSDLQTELAQKLAATGKKIILVLNEGRPRVISKFENKMSAVVQSYLPGNFGGDAIADILLGTVNPSGKLPYTYPQYPNALFTYYHKPSESRSTTEGVYNYDADYNPQYVFGFGLSYTTFKYSPIKLSTAALKKGETLTISVDVTNTGKVAGKESVLLFTSDLVATLVSPDVKRLRGFDKVDLKAGETKTVTFRITADDLGFINPEGQKVTEDGDFTVQIGDQKINFTYNQ, encoded by the coding sequence ATGTATTTAAAAAAACCCCTCTCTGTTCTTTTGTTAATGCTCTCTTACGGAATAGCCGGTGCACAAACAAAGAATAATGCGAAAGTAGAAAGCCTGCTTCAGAAAATGACTCTGGAAGAAAAGGTAGGTCAGATGGCACAGATAACGTTAGACGTTATCGGAACCGGTAAAGATCGCTATACCAGTGATGAGCCCTTCTCTCTGGATCAAAAAGCAATGGAAAAAGCACTGATCCAGTATAAACTGGGGTCAGTATTAAATACATCAAATAACAGGGCAAGAACACCTAAGGTTTGGTATGAAATTATCAGCAAAATTCAGCAAACTGCGATGAAAGGAACCAAGAATGGTATTCCTGTCATCTATGGTATTGATGCTATTCATGGTGAAACTTATACCGCAGGTGCAACGATGTTCCCGCAGCAGATCGGACAAGCAGCGACTTTCAACAGGAGCCTGGTTCGCAGAGGTGCTGAAATCACAGCTTATGAAACCCGTGCAAGCTCTATTCCATGGGCATTCTCTCCTTTATTGGATTTAGGTGCTGATCCACGCTTCCCTCGTCAATGGGAAAGTTTCGGAGAAGATCCTTATTTAGTAAGTGAAATGGGTGTTCAGGCTGTAAAAGGTCTGGAAGGAGACAATAATGATGTTTCCAATCCATACCGTGTAGCTTCTTCAATTAAACACTTTTTAGGTTATCAAGTACCAATTTCAGGTAAAGACAGAACTCCTGCCTATATTTCTGATCAGGCTTTAAGAGAATATCACTTACCGTCTTTCAGAGCAGCTATTCATGCAGGTGCTAAAACTATTATGATCAACTCCGGAATTATCAATGGTGTTCCGGTGCATGCAAACTATAACCTGATCACTAAGTTGTTAAAAGAAGAATTAGGCTTTAAAGGTTTAGCAGTAACAGACTGGGGCGATATTGAGAACCTTTACAAAAGAGATCATGTGGCTAAAGACAATAAAGATGCGGTAAGAATTGCTATTAATGCAGGTATTGATATGTCAATGGTTGCTTATAACTATGAGCCATTCTGTGATGACCTGATTGCTTTAGTTAAAGAAGGTAAAGTTAAAGAAAGCCGTATCGATGATGCAGTAAGAAGAATCTTACAGGTAAAATTTGATTTAGATCTTTTCAACAAGCCAACAACCAATCCTAAAGACTATCCTAAATTTGGCAGCAAAGAATTTGAACTGGCTTCTTACCAGGCAGCAGCCGAATCTATTACGTTATTAAAAAATGCAGATCAGGCTTTACCATTGAACAAAGGAGTAAAGATTCTGGTTACAGGTCCTAACGCAAATTCAATGAGAACTTTGAATGGCGCATGGACTTATTCATGGCAGGGAGAAAAAGTAGAAGAATTCGCTGCTAAATACAATACTATCCTGAAAGCTTTAGAAAATAAAGCCGGCAAGCAAAACGTGACTTATGTACCGGGTGTGAGCTATAAAATGGATGGCAAATACTTTGAAGAATATGCAGACCAGTTAGATGCAGCTATCGCCGCAGCTAAAGATGTGGATGTAGTTGTATTATGTTTAGGAGAAAACTCTTATACCGAAACACCGGGTAACTTAAGCGATCTTTATCTTTCAGATCTTCAGACTGAGCTTGCACAAAAACTTGCAGCCACAGGTAAAAAGATCATTTTAGTTCTGAACGAAGGACGCCCAAGAGTGATTTCTAAGTTTGAGAACAAAATGAGTGCTGTAGTACAGAGTTATTTACCAGGTAATTTTGGTGGTGATGCTATTGCTGACATCCTTTTGGGTACAGTAAACCCATCAGGTAAATTGCCTTATACTTACCCACAGTATCCAAATGCTTTGTTTACTTATTACCATAAACCATCTGAATCACGCTCAACTACAGAAGGTGTTTACAACTATGATGCAGATTACAACCCTCAGTACGTTTTCGGATTTGGTTTGAGTTATACAACTTTCAAATACAGCCCGATCAAATTAAGTACTGCTGCTTTGAAAAAAGGAGAAACTTTAACAATCTCTGTGGATGTTACCAATACAGGTAAAGTTGCAGGTAAAGAAAGTGTATTGTTATTCACTTCAGACCTTGTTGCTACCTTAGTTAGCCCGGATGTAAAACGTTTAAGAGGTTTTGATAAAGTAGATTTAAAAGCTGGTGAAACTAAGACAGTAACTTTCAGGATTACTGCGGATGATTTAGGTTTCATTAATCCAGAAGGTCAGAAAGTAACTGAAGACGGGGACTTTACAGTACAAATCGGAGATCAGAAAATCAATTTCACTTACAATCAGTAA